Proteins from a genomic interval of Lactococcus protaetiae:
- a CDS encoding alpha/beta hydrolase — translation MEILYLNTADTHKIRMTCFAPDTKPKGVIQFVHGFGEGLEHFADLAKFLMTKGYAFVVHDQRGFGKEAYRRGVHGSYENFLNDIEIVREWIGQKFPQVPVVLFGFSMGGNISSNYILKRGSKCYQALVLESPWLSLDRNPQKATIALAKFLGNLSKNLRIKSGLNVQAIMRDKARLSEVLTDGIYHDTISMRLFSEVREHGEYALANANKIKIPTLLLGAEQDKIVSIRAIRTFAERADKNIKYHEIAGGYHCLHYDLGYDQTQHLLVGFLDGILKN, via the coding sequence ATGGAAATTTTGTACCTCAATACTGCAGATACACATAAGATTAGAATGACTTGCTTTGCACCAGATACAAAACCAAAAGGGGTGATTCAGTTTGTGCATGGTTTTGGGGAAGGTTTAGAGCATTTTGCGGATTTGGCAAAGTTTCTAATGACAAAAGGCTATGCTTTTGTGGTACATGACCAACGTGGTTTTGGGAAAGAAGCATATCGCAGAGGAGTTCATGGTTCCTATGAAAATTTTTTGAATGATATTGAAATTGTGCGCGAGTGGATTGGTCAGAAATTTCCGCAAGTTCCTGTCGTGCTCTTTGGTTTTTCAATGGGTGGAAATATCTCAAGCAATTATATTTTAAAACGTGGGAGTAAGTGTTACCAAGCATTGGTTTTAGAAAGCCCTTGGCTCAGTCTTGATAGAAATCCCCAAAAAGCTACGATTGCTTTAGCAAAATTTTTGGGAAATTTAAGTAAAAACTTACGGATTAAATCAGGTTTAAATGTTCAGGCGATTATGAGAGATAAAGCTCGTTTGAGTGAAGTTTTGACTGATGGCATTTATCACGATACAATCTCCATGAGACTTTTTAGTGAAGTTCGTGAGCATGGTGAGTATGCTTTAGCAAATGCGAATAAAATAAAAATTCCGACCTTGCTCTTAGGCGCAGAGCAGGATAAAATTGTTAGCATCAGAGCAATTCGGACATTTGCAGAACGTGCAGATAAGAATATTAAGTATCATGAGATAGCAGGGGGTTACCATTGTCTACATTATGACTTGGGCTATGATCAAACACAACATCTACTGGTTGGATTTTTAGATGGGATACTTAAAAATTAA
- the rpsU gene encoding 30S ribosomal protein S21: MSKTVVRKNESLDDALRRFKRSVTKAGTLQELRKREHYEKPSVKRKRKSEAARKRKKY, translated from the coding sequence ATGTCAAAAACTGTTGTACGTAAAAACGAATCGCTTGACGACGCACTCCGCCGCTTCAAACGTTCTGTAACAAAAGCTGGAACTCTTCAAGAACTCCGCAAACGTGAACACTACGAAAAACCTTCTGTAAAACGCAAACGCAAATCAGAAGCAGCTCGTAAACGTAAAAAATACTAA
- a CDS encoding HAD family hydrolase, translating to MSKIKHIFSDLDGTLLDDSGKISLRTQAVVKSCGIPFTLVSARTPQAMMALIEELSLYTPQIAFNGGLIFNREQILAQYPLDFPTAKQLIQKFKIQFPEINLSIYTLENWYIERSDKDIEQEMQYTPQKPVLTDFEVLLAEPLKIFKILLIIPDTRRLVEVQKNLKYLEKQNVIVQKTWESYLEITSISAQKSYAIKKIADDKHLKNSELAAFGDNYNDLAMLKEVGLPIVMGNAPEEIKKIGKFVTKSNEEDGVAVGIEHYIL from the coding sequence ATGTCTAAGATTAAACATATATTTTCTGATTTAGATGGTACATTGTTGGATGATAGTGGAAAAATTTCTTTGCGGACTCAAGCTGTTGTGAAAAGTTGTGGTATTCCGTTTACACTAGTTTCCGCACGTACGCCACAAGCGATGATGGCTTTGATTGAAGAGTTGAGTTTATATACACCACAAATTGCTTTTAATGGCGGTTTGATTTTTAATCGTGAGCAGATTTTGGCGCAATATCCATTAGATTTTCCCACCGCTAAACAGTTGATTCAAAAGTTCAAAATACAATTTCCTGAAATTAATCTTAGCATTTACACTTTGGAGAACTGGTATATTGAGCGCAGTGATAAAGATATTGAGCAGGAAATGCAGTATACACCGCAAAAACCAGTATTGACAGATTTTGAGGTATTACTAGCAGAACCTCTTAAAATTTTTAAAATTCTTCTGATTATTCCTGACACCCGACGTTTGGTGGAGGTTCAAAAAAATCTGAAGTATTTGGAAAAGCAAAATGTTATTGTCCAAAAAACATGGGAATCTTATCTTGAGATTACCTCAATTTCTGCTCAAAAATCTTATGCCATCAAGAAAATTGCAGATGATAAACACTTGAAAAATAGTGAATTAGCGGCTTTTGGGGATAATTATAATGACTTAGCAATGCTAAAAGAGGTGGGTTTGCCTATCGTTATGGGAAATGCGCCAGAAGAAATTAAGAAAATTGGAAAATTTGTCACAAAAAGCAATGAGGAAGATGGAGTTGCAGTTGGTATTGAGCATTATATTCTCTGA
- a CDS encoding phosphoglycerate kinase, whose amino-acid sequence MAKLTVKDVELKGKKVLVRVDFNVPLKDGVITNDNRITAALPTIKYILENGGRAILFSHLGRVKEEADKAGKSLAPVAKALSEKLGQEVVFPGVTRGAELEAAIAELKDGEILLVENTRFEDVDGKKESKNDPELGKYWASLGDGIFVNDAFGTAHRAHASNVGISANVDKAVAGFLLENEIAYIQEAVENPVRPFVAILGGSKVSDKIGVIENLLGKADKVIIGGGMAYTFFKAQGIEIGNSLVEEDKLDLAKELLEKAQGKLILPVDSKEADAFAGYTVVKDTEGEAVDAGFLGLDAGPKSVAKFAKELEGAKTVVWNGPMGVFENPDFQAGTIGVMDAIIAQPGVKSIIGGGDSAAAAINLGRADKFSWISTGGGASMELLEGKTLPGLAALTDK is encoded by the coding sequence ATGGCAAAATTGACTGTTAAAGACGTTGAACTTAAAGGTAAAAAAGTTCTTGTACGTGTGGACTTCAATGTTCCACTTAAAGATGGCGTAATTACTAATGATAACCGCATCACAGCAGCACTTCCAACAATCAAATATATTCTTGAAAATGGTGGACGTGCCATTCTCTTCTCTCACCTCGGACGTGTCAAAGAAGAAGCCGATAAAGCTGGTAAATCCCTTGCTCCAGTAGCAAAAGCTCTTTCTGAAAAATTGGGACAAGAAGTGGTATTCCCAGGTGTAACGCGTGGTGCTGAACTTGAAGCAGCAATCGCTGAGCTTAAAGACGGTGAAATCTTGCTCGTTGAAAACACTCGTTTTGAAGATGTTGACGGTAAAAAAGAATCTAAAAATGACCCTGAGCTTGGTAAATACTGGGCTTCACTAGGTGACGGTATCTTCGTCAATGACGCATTTGGTACAGCTCACCGTGCGCACGCTTCAAACGTTGGTATCTCAGCAAATGTTGACAAAGCTGTTGCAGGATTCCTTCTTGAAAACGAAATTGCCTATATCCAAGAAGCTGTTGAAAATCCAGTTCGTCCATTCGTAGCTATCCTTGGTGGCTCAAAGGTTTCTGATAAGATTGGTGTTATCGAAAACTTGCTTGGTAAAGCTGACAAAGTCATCATCGGTGGTGGTATGGCTTATACATTCTTCAAAGCACAAGGGATTGAGATTGGTAATTCCCTTGTTGAAGAAGACAAGCTTGACCTTGCAAAAGAATTGCTTGAAAAAGCGCAAGGTAAATTGATTTTGCCAGTTGACTCAAAAGAAGCTGATGCATTTGCAGGTTACACAGTTGTTAAAGATACAGAAGGCGAAGCTGTTGATGCAGGATTCCTTGGACTTGACGCTGGACCTAAATCAGTAGCAAAATTTGCCAAAGAACTTGAAGGTGCTAAAACAGTTGTTTGGAATGGTCCTATGGGTGTCTTTGAAAATCCTGACTTCCAAGCAGGTACAATCGGTGTAATGGATGCTATCATCGCTCAACCAGGTGTAAAATCAATCATCGGTGGTGGAGACTCAGCTGCAGCTGCTATCAACCTTGGCCGTGCAGATAAATTCTCATGGATTTCAACAGGTGGTGGTGCTTCTATGGAACTCCTTGAAGGTAAAACACTTCCAGGACTTGCAGCATTGACTGATAAATAA
- a CDS encoding fructose-1,6-bisphosphatase, protein MDEKYYKLLKQQFSSKEAVLTEIINLNAICELPKATEHFVSDLHGEYDAFNHVLRNGSGSIKEKLRESFPMFTSKQISALATLIYYPQEKLDCEQAKRSEVSFAEYCQQNLLYLLETAKFVGRKYTRSKVRKALPERFRYILEELVSEVDSTTDKQEYFDSIVQKLQDLGELPNLIVALADTIRRLTVDHLHVVGDIYDRGPYPDKIIDRLMKMPSVDVQWGNHDIVWMAALAGSPLAMMNVIRICARYGNLDILEERYGINLRSLLEYADCYYQPSESFRPRLTDGVRLSHEENDLLNKLQQATAILQFKLESQLIARRPDFNLEHRDVLHFINFEQKNIQINGQKYDLIDFQAPTINLENPSVLTEEEKLILNHLLKNFKASDKLKRHVDFLQEKGSMYLRYNGNLLIHGCLPLHENGDFKSFRVEQQSYSGQSLLDFFDKHVRNCLAHPEESEDLSTDLMWYLWIGECSSLFGKEAMTTFERYYIADKTTHIEKKNPYYQLRENPEIISRILENFDLHQEGHLINGHTPIKEKNGENPIKAGGKLIVIDGGFSKPYQKETGIAGYTLLYNSYGIQLVAHQPFSTVKTAVEQGSDIMSVKRLVEQVAKRKRVKDTNIGQQLLKNIEDLEYLFEHYEKY, encoded by the coding sequence ATGGATGAAAAATATTATAAACTATTGAAACAACAATTTTCTTCAAAAGAAGCAGTGCTGACAGAAATCATTAATTTGAATGCAATTTGCGAATTACCAAAAGCAACAGAGCATTTTGTCAGTGATTTACACGGCGAATATGATGCTTTCAATCATGTTTTGCGTAATGGTTCAGGAAGCATCAAGGAAAAATTAAGAGAAAGTTTTCCAATGTTCACTTCCAAGCAAATCTCTGCACTTGCGACCCTGATTTATTATCCACAAGAAAAACTTGATTGTGAACAAGCAAAACGTTCTGAAGTTTCCTTTGCAGAATATTGTCAGCAAAATCTTCTCTACTTACTAGAAACGGCGAAATTTGTAGGAAGAAAATATACGCGCTCTAAAGTTCGTAAAGCACTACCAGAAAGATTTCGGTATATTTTAGAAGAGCTTGTGAGTGAAGTTGACTCAACGACAGATAAACAAGAATATTTTGATTCTATTGTGCAAAAACTACAAGATTTAGGTGAGTTGCCCAACTTGATTGTTGCTTTAGCAGACACCATTCGTAGATTAACAGTTGACCATCTTCACGTAGTAGGAGATATCTATGATCGAGGTCCCTACCCTGATAAAATCATTGACAGACTGATGAAAATGCCGTCAGTAGATGTTCAATGGGGAAATCATGATATTGTCTGGATGGCAGCTCTTGCAGGCTCTCCTCTTGCGATGATGAATGTGATTCGGATTTGTGCACGTTATGGCAATCTGGACATTCTTGAAGAGCGCTATGGCATAAATTTGAGAAGTTTACTAGAGTATGCTGATTGTTATTATCAACCAAGTGAGTCCTTTCGCCCACGACTCACAGATGGTGTGCGACTCTCTCATGAAGAAAATGATTTACTCAATAAGCTACAACAAGCCACAGCTATTTTACAATTTAAACTCGAAAGTCAATTGATTGCTCGCAGACCCGACTTCAATCTTGAACATCGTGATGTACTTCATTTCATCAATTTTGAACAAAAAAACATTCAAATAAACGGTCAAAAATATGATTTGATTGATTTTCAAGCCCCAACAATCAATCTAGAAAATCCGTCAGTACTGACAGAAGAAGAAAAATTAATTTTAAATCACTTGTTAAAAAATTTTAAAGCTTCAGACAAGCTCAAACGTCATGTTGATTTTCTTCAAGAAAAAGGTTCAATGTACCTACGTTATAATGGCAACTTACTTATTCATGGCTGCTTGCCTCTCCATGAAAATGGAGATTTTAAATCTTTCCGAGTTGAACAGCAGTCCTACTCAGGACAATCCTTGTTGGATTTCTTTGACAAACACGTGAGAAATTGTCTTGCTCATCCAGAAGAGTCAGAAGACTTATCCACAGACTTGATGTGGTATTTATGGATAGGAGAATGCTCATCTCTTTTTGGAAAAGAAGCAATGACAACCTTTGAACGCTATTATATCGCAGATAAAACAACACACATTGAAAAGAAAAATCCCTACTATCAACTTCGTGAAAATCCAGAGATTATCTCAAGAATCTTAGAAAATTTTGACCTCCATCAAGAAGGGCACCTTATCAATGGTCATACCCCGATTAAAGAAAAAAATGGTGAGAATCCGATTAAAGCAGGAGGAAAACTAATTGTCATTGATGGTGGATTTTCAAAACCCTATCAAAAAGAAACAGGAATTGCTGGCTACACATTGCTTTATAACAGTTATGGTATTCAACTTGTTGCTCATCAACCATTTTCAACAGTAAAGACCGCTGTAGAGCAAGGGAGTGACATCATGAGTGTAAAGCGATTAGTTGAACAAGTTGCCAAACGAAAAAGAGTAAAAGATACTAATATCGGTCAACAACTTTTGAAAAATATTGAAGATTTGGAATATCTATTTGAACACTATGAAAAATATTAA
- a CDS encoding helix-turn-helix domain-containing protein: protein MTLFERIKLLAEQKRISLRTVAIELGLGENYLYSLKNKKPNADNLEKIADYFNTTTDYLLGRESITDEDLETKIDHAVMFGGKPLDDSDRKMFKELLHTYLNNKPQK from the coding sequence ATGACCCTATTTGAAAGAATAAAACTCCTAGCAGAGCAAAAAAGAATCAGTTTACGTACAGTTGCGATTGAGCTTGGTTTAGGAGAAAACTATCTCTATTCATTAAAAAATAAGAAGCCAAATGCAGATAATCTTGAAAAAATTGCAGATTATTTTAACACAACGACAGATTATCTTTTAGGAAGAGAGTCAATCACTGATGAAGATTTAGAAACAAAAATTGATCACGCAGTTATGTTTGGTGGCAAGCCCCTTGATGATAGTGACAGAAAGATGTTTAAAGAGCTTTTACACACCTATCTTAATAACAAACCTCAGAAATAA
- a CDS encoding ImmA/IrrE family metallo-endopeptidase → MEYNALIKELGVEVILFYPTNPESQTDGIYFPDDNIIFVNGMLAEIERENIILHELGHLISGHYRYDCQPDMIHVGEENQADRYMVKSRAEQYLESFDDQPDYIDIHGFLTLFHIKPSLYDMADSVFRQLLNYSN, encoded by the coding sequence ATGGAGTATAACGCACTGATTAAAGAGCTAGGCGTAGAAGTCATCCTCTTTTATCCGACCAATCCTGAAAGTCAAACCGATGGGATATATTTTCCAGATGATAATATTATTTTTGTCAATGGGATGTTAGCGGAAATTGAACGTGAAAACATTATCTTACATGAGTTGGGACACTTGATAAGCGGACATTATCGCTATGACTGCCAGCCTGACATGATTCATGTTGGAGAAGAAAATCAGGCTGACCGATATATGGTAAAATCCAGAGCAGAACAATATCTTGAAAGTTTTGACGATCAGCCTGATTATATTGACATTCATGGTTTTCTCACTCTTTTTCATATCAAACCAAGCCTTTACGATATGGCAGACTCAGTTTTTCGACAACTTCTCAATTATTCTAATTAA
- a CDS encoding phage major tail protein, TP901-1 family yields the protein MADTTTPVQIEGKRVVYLYRLYSDRLTAGASALAFQTENEHTISADSDITATKDGNLVKTKPVSEEITATSLLATHSPLIQKFKDAVRSGEAVEIWEINLDEPTADGEKYEAEYFQAIMTEFTLKTNAEDIAEVDTKFAVNGAGKSGEATLSSENQAIVDYVFQDTTVTNPA from the coding sequence ATGGCAGATACAACAACACCAGTACAAATTGAAGGAAAGCGCGTCGTTTATCTTTATCGTCTTTATTCAGATCGGTTGACAGCAGGCGCTTCTGCATTGGCTTTTCAAACAGAAAATGAACATACTATCTCAGCTGATAGTGACATTACTGCTACGAAAGATGGAAATCTTGTTAAAACAAAACCAGTTTCAGAAGAAATTACAGCGACCTCTCTTCTTGCAACTCACAGTCCTTTGATTCAAAAATTTAAAGATGCAGTCCGCTCAGGAGAAGCCGTTGAAATTTGGGAGATTAATCTTGATGAACCAACAGCAGATGGCGAAAAATATGAGGCGGAGTATTTCCAAGCAATCATGACAGAATTCACGCTCAAGACAAATGCTGAGGATATTGCTGAAGTTGACACAAAATTTGCAGTCAACGGTGCTGGAAAATCAGGAGAAGCAACACTCTCATCTGAAAACCAAGCTATTGTAGACTATGTCTTCCAAGATACTACAGTAACAAATCCAGCTTAA
- a CDS encoding NAD(P)/FAD-dependent oxidoreductase, producing the protein MKKFDVIVVGAGPSGMMAAISAAQKGCKVALIDKNKKVGKKLLMTGGGRCNVTNSRSVEEILSNVPGNGRFLYSAFSQFSNQNIIEFFENTGVKLKEEDHGRMFPITDKSKTIVDALFNKILSLHISYFPNQAVTQLLLDNTAVTGVSTVSDDFFAPRVILSTGGRAYPSTGSTGDGYRLAKSAGHSISHLYATESALISNETFILDKTLQGISLRDVSLSVLNAKGKTVVSHQHDLLFTHFGLSGPAALRCSSFINQLLAKDEPFVTVKLDQFPNKSASQLKHELSLLTKSDKSIKNALSALTQERMLLFILQKAKISSELPVRTLTEKQIEKLVDLFKNLLIKIAQTFPIEKSFVTGGGVRLKEINPKTMESKITTGLFLTGELLDINGYTGGYNITCAFVTGWVAGFHSAENID; encoded by the coding sequence ATGAAAAAATTTGATGTAATCGTTGTTGGCGCTGGTCCATCAGGAATGATGGCAGCAATCTCTGCAGCACAAAAAGGCTGCAAAGTTGCGCTCATTGACAAAAATAAAAAAGTCGGAAAAAAACTGCTGATGACAGGTGGTGGACGTTGCAATGTCACTAACTCACGCTCGGTTGAAGAAATATTGTCCAATGTTCCAGGGAATGGGCGTTTTCTCTATTCCGCTTTTTCTCAATTTTCTAATCAAAATATCATTGAATTCTTCGAAAACACTGGCGTAAAATTAAAAGAGGAAGACCATGGGCGAATGTTCCCTATAACCGACAAATCAAAAACCATTGTAGATGCCCTGTTTAACAAAATTCTTAGTTTGCATATCAGTTATTTCCCCAACCAAGCGGTGACGCAACTTTTGCTTGACAATACTGCTGTTACTGGTGTTTCTACTGTCTCCGATGATTTTTTTGCACCTCGTGTTATCTTGTCAACGGGCGGACGCGCCTATCCCTCCACGGGTTCAACTGGAGATGGTTATCGTTTAGCAAAATCTGCTGGCCATAGCATTTCCCATCTTTATGCCACAGAATCTGCATTAATTTCTAATGAAACATTTATTTTAGATAAAACGCTTCAAGGGATTTCTTTACGAGATGTTTCTCTTTCCGTCCTCAATGCCAAAGGCAAGACTGTTGTAAGCCATCAACATGACTTGCTTTTCACTCATTTTGGTTTAAGTGGTCCCGCAGCTTTACGTTGTTCAAGCTTTATCAATCAACTTTTAGCTAAAGACGAACCTTTTGTTACTGTAAAATTGGATCAATTTCCAAATAAAAGTGCCAGCCAGCTAAAACACGAGCTATCATTACTTACAAAATCCGATAAATCTATCAAAAATGCACTGTCAGCATTGACACAAGAACGTATGCTGCTTTTCATTCTCCAAAAAGCCAAAATCTCCTCCGAACTTCCTGTCAGAACACTGACAGAAAAGCAAATCGAAAAACTTGTTGACCTTTTCAAAAATTTATTGATTAAGATTGCTCAGACTTTTCCTATCGAAAAATCCTTTGTCACTGGTGGCGGTGTTCGTCTTAAAGAAATCAATCCGAAAACGATGGAAAGTAAAATCACAACAGGCTTATTCCTAACAGGAGAACTCCTTGATATCAATGGTTATACTGGTGGTTATAATATCACCTGTGCCTTCGTCACTGGCTGGGTTGCGGGCTTTCATAGTGCAGAAAACATAGATTAG
- a CDS encoding DUF1398 domain-containing protein, which yields MNAVELVQQAMQKAEAIRPKVGGFPYLAECLRQAGVLKNIWTLPSAQSSFWTVKGAIAVTDVPLITGAYEVPPFDETALIKALRIDQAGETTLGEFLRAAWEAGVTYYVVDFTQRTVTYHGAFGESYTEAYPEVNIE from the coding sequence ATGAATGCAGTAGAACTGGTACAACAAGCGATGCAGAAAGCAGAAGCGATTCGTCCTAAAGTAGGTGGTTTTCCCTATTTAGCGGAGTGTTTGAGGCAAGCAGGTGTACTAAAAAATATTTGGACTTTGCCTTCAGCACAGAGTAGTTTTTGGACAGTAAAGGGTGCGATTGCGGTAACAGATGTGCCTTTGATTACAGGGGCTTACGAAGTTCCTCCTTTTGATGAAACGGCATTGATTAAAGCTTTGAGAATTGACCAAGCAGGCGAGACAACGCTTGGGGAATTTTTGCGAGCAGCATGGGAAGCAGGAGTGACTTATTACGTTGTTGATTTTACACAACGTACAGTAACCTATCACGGTGCTTTTGGTGAGAGCTATACTGAGGCTTATCCAGAAGTAAATATTGAGTAA